The following proteins come from a genomic window of Aspergillus luchuensis IFO 4308 DNA, chromosome 3, nearly complete sequence:
- a CDS encoding putative DNA repair protein (Rad57) (COG:L;~EggNog:ENOG410PIMG;~InterPro:IPR027417,IPR003593,IPR020588,IPR013632;~PFAM:PF13481,PF08423,PF06745;~go_function: GO:0003677 - DNA binding [Evidence IEA];~go_function: GO:0005524 - ATP binding [Evidence IEA];~go_function: GO:0008094 - DNA-dependent ATPase activity [Evidence IEA];~go_process: GO:0006281 - DNA repair [Evidence IEA]): MDLLSVLPDFPTKPYAHILPPLERSHISTVDLITLDILEVAKRARVPPADVRRLSAQIIRALHHDVGFKENRDPDADEPSSSLSVDVPVFPGPTTKLDLSQWSAISTLDPTLDALLDGGIPTGYVTEVTGESGSGKTQFLLTLLLAAQLPAPRGLGKCAIYISTEAPLSTPRLSQLIEFHPYLSTLSQAHKPSLENILSINAMDLEAQDHILNYQLPVAIKRYNVGLVIIDSITANYRAEHSSHNLSGLSTRSGELARLGQMLRNLAVDENVAVVVANQVSDRIEAAGRHPTLSRLNGGAISPIPSTQQQVLSSHHESEAATPLPRSRPLESRNVELTPHNPVLQPSPSSLPSSPFTTEDDPQQQQQFDGSYLIGNPVRNEILSLLHQQRFFTGWGDTLQPTISSLYPAFQQTAQKTPALGLVWSTQIACRIALKKESRFVDWEAILEDTFVSSEKELLPTAREQANELSESRVPTESEEHTRAHSPAVSAPPDETDAVDEKTNLSVPNIVRDDHATTGQSLPVSTQAVTRGVRRTMKLVFAPWTAGPVTEQGEIQHEAEFEIWKGGLRGCTEDFDTI, from the exons GTGCTCGTGTCCCTCCCGCCGATGTCCGCCGCCTGTCCGCTCAGATCATAAGAGCTCTCCATCATGATGTCGGGTTCAAGGAAAACAGAGATCCCGATGCTGATGAGCCAAGCTCCAGCCTCAGTGTTGACGTTCCTGTCTTTCCAGGCCCGACAACCAAGCTAGACCTATCACAGTGGAGCGCGATCAGTACCCTCGACCCCACGTTGGACGCTCTGCTCGATGGTGGCATACCGACGGGTTATGTGACTGAGGTAACTGGTGAGAG TGGGAGTGGAAAGACGCAATTCCTTCTCACCCTTCTTCTGGCCGCTCAACTCCCTGCACCTCGTGGCCTGGGCAAGTGTGCCATATACATCTCCACAGAAGCTCCATTATCGACACCACGGCTTTCGCAGCTCATTGAATTCCATCCATATCTCTCTACCTTGTCTCAAGCCCACAAGCCCTCGCTGGAGAATATATTGTCCATCAATGCCATGGATCTCGAGGCACAAGATCACATCCTCAACTACCAACTCCCTGTCGCAATCAAGCGATATAATGTTGGACTCGTGATCATCGACTCCATAACTGCAAACTACCGGGCGGAACATTCGTCCCATAATCTGTCGGGGTTGTCCACACGCTCTGGCGAGCTTGCCAGATTAGGCCAGATGTTGAGGAACTTGGCTGTGGACGAGAATGTCGCAGTTGTAGTAGCGAACCAAGTTTCTGATCGCATTGAAGCTGCTGGCAGGCATCCAACACTATCTCGTTTGAATGGCGGTGCCATCTCACCTATTCCTTCCACACAACAGCAAGTGCTGTCGTCACATCACGAATCAGAAGCTGCTACACCATTACCAAGAAGTCGACCTCTTGAGTCCCGAAATGTCGAATTGACTCCACATAATCCGGTCCTCCAACCATCACCCTCTAGTCTTCCCTCATCACCGTTCACCACGGAGGATgatccgcagcagcagcagcagttcgaCGGGTCATACCTGATTGGCAACCCTGTACGAAACGAGATTTTGAGTCTTCTACACCAACAGAGGTTCTTCACTGGGTGGGGTGACACGCTACAACCTACTATTTCAAGCCTGTACCCAGCTTTTCAACAAACCGCACAAAAGACCCCAGCTCTGGGCTTGGTTTGGTCTACCCAGATTGCATGTCGCATTGCACTGAAGAAGGAGAGCCGCTTCGTGGATTGGGAGGCCATCCTAGAGGATACCTTTGTCTCCAGCGAAAAAGAATTGCTGCCTACAGCAAGAGAACAGGCTAATGAGCTATCGGAATCACGGGTACCAACGGAGAGTGAAGAACATACTAGAGCACACAGCCCTGCAGTCTCTGCACCACCGGACGAGACCGATGCAGTAGACGAGAAGACAAATCTCAGTGTGCCGAATATTGTCCGTGATGATCATGCAACAACTGGGCAATCCTTACCAGTGTCAACACAGGCAGTTACACGAGGCGTCCGAAGGACCATGAAACTTGTTTTTGCCCCCTGGACTGCCGGACCAGTCACAGAACAAGGCGAAATCCAACACGAGGCGGAGTTTGAAATCTGGAAGGGTGGGCTGAGGGGCTGTACAGAAGATTTTGACACCATATAG